In Besnoitia besnoiti strain Bb-Ger1 chromosome IX, whole genome shotgun sequence, a single genomic region encodes these proteins:
- a CDS encoding hypothetical protein (encoded by transcript BESB_014900) gives MAGIRAIRRAGVTLAALCTASLCLALCRATRSDFFGAAEVTPRSTQPAGDTVKGGASSGLKEESPAAPEEDPMSAEVDPDVNRRAPPQYEGGVDPFVEELVAVVRKAHELALARGTFGGRLDPNDLVEAAQLVKRDREEASYSIPPGLYQDPYEDLASIEEEETLPDLDKEEDSDFIY, from the coding sequence ATGGCAGGTATACGCGCGATACGCAGGGCTGGTGTCACTCTCGCGGCCCTCTGCACTGCTTCACTTTGCCTGGCCCTGTGTCGAGCCACACGCTCGGACTTTTTTGGTGCCGCAGAGGTGACGCCCAGGTCTACGCAACCTGCAGGCGACACAGTGAAGGGCGGGGCCAGTAGTGGCCTCAAAGAAGAGagtcccgcggcgccggaagAAGATCCCATGTCGGCTGAAGTCGACCCCGACGTTAACCGCCGCGCCCCCCCGCAGTACGAGGGCGGAGTTGACCCTTTCGTTGAGGAGCTGGTTGCCGTGGTGAGGAAGGCCCACGAACTCGCCCTCGCACGCGGCAccttcggcggccgcctcgacCCTAACGACCTCGTtgaggctgcgcagctcgtgAAGCGAGACCGCGAAGAGGCGTCGTACTCGATACCCCCCGGACTCTACCAGGATCCGTATGAAGACCTCGCGTCTatcgaggaggaagaaa